From Haemorhous mexicanus isolate bHaeMex1 chromosome 1, bHaeMex1.pri, whole genome shotgun sequence, one genomic window encodes:
- the LOC132330997 gene encoding transthyretin produces the protein MAFQSVLFVFLAGLVFFSEAAPLVSHGSVDSKCPLMVKVLDAVRGSPASDVNVKVFKQAEDGTWQDFAVGKTTEYGEIHDLTTEEQFVEGRYMVKFETSSYWKALGLSAFHEYADVVFTANDSGHRHYTIAALLSPFSYSTTAVVTDPQE, from the exons ATGGCCTTTCAGTCTGTGCTCTTTGTTTTCTTAGCTGGACTggtatttttctctgaagctgCACCACTG GTCTCCCATGGCTCCGTTGATTCCAAATGCCCTCTTATGGTGAAAGTGCTGGATGCAGTCAGAGGGAGCCCTGCATCCGATGTAAATGTTAAAGTTTTTAAACAGGCTGAAGATGGAACCTGGCAGGACTTTGCTGTTGG GAAAACCACAGAGTATGGGGAGATTCATGATCTCACGACAGAAGAACAGTTTGTAGAGGGAAGGTACATGGTGAAGTTTGAAACCAGCTCCTACTGGAAGGCGCTTGGGCTTTCTGCATTCCATGAGTACGCTGAT gtggTGTTCACTGCTAACGACTCCGGTCACCGCCACTACACCATCGCCGCTCTCCTCAGCCCTTTCTCCTACTCAACCACTGCTGTTGTCACTGATCCCCAGGAATAA